The DNA window AGCGCTTGGCCGCGCATCGATGAACGACGCCGGATTCGCAGTCGCCATGCGCCATGCCTCGGCGAGAGAGCACTCGAGCCAGCGCATCGCGTTCGCGACGCCGTCGATCAAGGGTAATCCGGCTCCAGCGAGGTAGGGCGTTCCGGCAAGCGTTACGCGCCCATTCGCGGACACCTCGACTGCTCGCGACTCGAAGCCCTCATACCGCCCTGGAGCCATCCCCGCAAGCGCGACCGCGTCGCTCGTGAGTATCGTGCGCTCCGGCGACTTCGCTCGAATCATGCACTTGATCGTGGCGGGGGGTAGGTGGTGCCCGTCGGCGATGAAGCTCGCCCAGAGACGGTCGTCGGCGAGCTGTTCCCAGATGTAGTTCGGGTGCCGCGGCAGGACTGCATGCGCACCGTTCCCAAGGTGGGTCGATAGCGACGCGCCTGCTTCGACGGCGTCGTGTATCTGCCGCGCAGAAGCCTGGGTATGACCGAGCGCCACCCGGACGCCGGACGCCGTCGCTCGCTCGATGAAGGCGTTGGCTCCGTTCCATTCTGGCGAGAGTGTGATGAGCCGGATCGTGCCGTCGGCATCGTCCTGCCATCGCCGGAACTCGTCCCAGTCTGGCGGGCGAACGTGGTCTTTCGGGTGAGCGCCGCGAGGACCGTCTTCGGGCGAGATGTAAGGTCCCTCGATGTGGAGCCCGACGACGCTCTCCGCGACCAGGGGCTCCTTCGAGCACGCCTCGCGCACCGTGCGGATGGAGCGCGACATGCGGTCGTGCGAGCCGGTGACGACGGTCGGCAGGAATGAGCCGACGCCGGTGCTCCAGACGATCCGAGCCATCTCGATCACGTCCGAAGCTTCGACGGTCGGCGAGTTGATGTCATATCCCCCGTAGCCGTTGACCTGGATGTCCACCAGCGCGGGAGCGATGGTCGCGCTGACATCGGCCCCGCCTGGGAGCGCCGACACGTCTTGGATGATGCCGTCTGTCCAGGCGATGCGGGCGGCGCTGCCGTCTGGAAGCCTGCCGGTTCGTTCAGACGTTCGACCATCCATCGGGCAGCGACTCCTGTCTGTCATCCGCGGACGACGTTATCCTGGCAGTAGACGCCTCGGAAGAGCGTCTGGCGTTTCGGCGGCATTGCCGTGAGCTGTTCGGGGTGCGGCTCCCACTTGTGCCACTTGCTGCCGACGGTGTTGTACGAGTTGAAGATCGCGACGCGATCCCATTCCGTGTTCGACCAGACCCAGCCTGTATGCGTGATCGCCTCTGTGAAGAACAATACGGAGCCCGCCGGGCACGAATAGGACTCCCATCGCGGGGAATCGCGACCCAGAAGCGACGGTGGAGCTCCAAACGCAGCCTTGTGGCTGCCGCAGAGGAATGCCGTTCCGCCGTCACCGTCGCGAACCTGGTTCAGCTCCCAGACGACTCGCGTCAGTCCGCTGTGAGCCTTCCCCGGAACGACATGGTACGTGTGATGGTTGCCGGGGAAACGCAGCATGCCGTTTCCGCCATGGGGGCTGAAGTTGTCGTGTCCCGCGCCTCGGATGGTGCTGAAGCTGCCCTCGAAGCGGAAGCCGTAGCACTCCTCGCTGGCGTGGTGCAGGTGCGCCACGAACTCGTTCATGAAACCCAGCACGATGGGGTGGTCGGTCAAGGCTTCGAGAGGTCCGCCGATGGACGACCGATGCGC is part of the Candidatus Poribacteria bacterium genome and encodes:
- a CDS encoding amidohydrolase family protein, which produces MTDRSRCPMDGRTSERTGRLPDGSAARIAWTDGIIQDVSALPGGADVSATIAPALVDIQVNGYGGYDINSPTVEASDVIEMARIVWSTGVGSFLPTVVTGSHDRMSRSIRTVREACSKEPLVAESVVGLHIEGPYISPEDGPRGAHPKDHVRPPDWDEFRRWQDDADGTIRLITLSPEWNGANAFIERATASGVRVALGHTQASARQIHDAVEAGASLSTHLGNGAHAVLPRHPNYIWEQLADDRLWASFIADGHHLPPATIKCMIRAKSPERTILTSDAVALAGMAPGRYEGFESRAVEVSANGRVTLAGTPYLAGAGLPLIDGVANAMRWLECSLAEAWRMATANPASFIDARPSARLEPGEPADLVMLRADAHGLTVVETVVAGETVFTEDVSE